A region from the Ciconia boyciana chromosome 1, ASM3463844v1, whole genome shotgun sequence genome encodes:
- the CCDC70 gene encoding LOW QUALITY PROTEIN: coiled-coil domain-containing protein 70 (The sequence of the model RefSeq protein was modified relative to this genomic sequence to represent the inferred CDS: substituted 1 base at 1 genomic stop codon) has product MSCSPYCTSRQQKLSKKLQTEKAFREEIQSFQETMKSFQENIKAFWEKIRDFKMSIQALWEEEKPIWEEEAAFRXEENAIPEEAEAFWRVYHNFWKEYNAFWKKDNDFWKEDQLLWEKGRVFLDEDRVLWAEEAALQADETALLEEERALWEDEEALQEDEKNLKEYEMLIWEEAFGPEREYISRDATVHRGKA; this is encoded by the coding sequence ATGTCCTGCTCTCCCTACTGCACCTCCCGTCAGCAGAAGCTCAGCAAGAAGCTGCAGACTGAGAAAGCCTTTCGGGAGGAGATTCAGAGTTTTCAGGAGACAATGAAGAGCTTTCAGGAGAACATCAAGGCCTTTTGGGAAAAAATCAGAGATTTCAAGATGTCCATCCAAGCCTtatgggaagaggaaaagccCATTTGGGAGGAGGAAGCTGCCTTTCGGTAGGAAGAAAACGCTATtccagaggaagcagaagccTTCTGGAGGGTGTATCATAACTTCTGGAAGGAATATAATGCTTTCTGGAAGAAGGATAATGATTTCTGGAAAGAAGATCAGCTCCTCTGGGAGAAAGGCAGGGTCTTTCTGGATGAGGACAGAGTCCTATGGGCAGAAGAAGCAGCCTTGCAGGCAGATGAAACAGCTCtcctggaagaggagagagctctgtgggaagatgaggaggccctccaggaagatgaaaaaaacctcaaggaGTATGAAATGTTGATCTGGGAGGAGGCCTTTGGTCCTGAGAGAGAGTATATCTCCAGGGATGCCACTGTTCACAGGGGAAAAGCGTAA